Proteins found in one Fulvitalea axinellae genomic segment:
- a CDS encoding glycosyltransferase family protein, translating into MTQALALRELLEEAGHQVVCVMASKSRRRKLPAYFRKAFGVPVRELASPNFVADKNNKKIRVFASIGYNLLLLPTFIVSLVKMRKLIHNAQPDYVINFHDFLTGIYHALVPRQHHFIATHRSYLAFHPEFPFAPGRTMERHLLKLCCEIMAAKAETRWALSYRPYLPNHFGNTAVVPPLLQDIKPKNHQDDGFYLAYMVNDGYAEDLITSFDKCPPGTVAHCFWDRRGQNDIWEARPGLYFHPLSRKKFLDHLRRCRGVISTAGFETVCEAHLAGKPIGLIPTEGQYEQACNAVDAEAGGIAKRLGGYDLAEFVSYVENGKFRPGIQTEWMAGRETWRKIISETVA; encoded by the coding sequence ATGACACAAGCCCTTGCTCTGCGAGAACTGCTCGAAGAAGCCGGCCACCAAGTGGTGTGTGTCATGGCCTCCAAGAGCCGTCGTCGCAAACTGCCGGCCTATTTCCGCAAAGCTTTCGGCGTTCCTGTCCGAGAATTGGCCAGCCCCAACTTCGTGGCCGACAAGAACAACAAGAAAATCCGGGTTTTCGCTTCCATCGGCTACAACCTGCTTCTCCTGCCCACGTTTATCGTAAGTTTGGTCAAAATGCGAAAGCTCATCCACAATGCCCAACCCGATTACGTTATCAATTTTCACGATTTCCTGACGGGAATCTACCATGCACTTGTCCCTAGGCAACACCACTTTATTGCCACACACAGATCCTACTTGGCTTTCCACCCCGAATTTCCCTTTGCCCCAGGCAGGACCATGGAACGTCATCTGCTAAAATTATGTTGCGAAATCATGGCCGCCAAAGCCGAAACCCGCTGGGCCCTTTCCTACCGCCCTTATCTGCCGAACCACTTCGGCAATACGGCGGTGGTGCCTCCGCTACTTCAGGATATCAAACCAAAAAATCACCAAGACGACGGGTTTTACTTGGCTTATATGGTTAATGACGGATACGCCGAAGACCTAATCACCTCTTTTGACAAATGCCCGCCCGGCACCGTGGCCCACTGCTTCTGGGACCGCCGTGGCCAAAACGATATTTGGGAAGCCCGGCCCGGCCTGTATTTCCATCCCCTTAGCCGCAAAAAATTCCTCGATCATCTGCGCCGTTGCCGTGGCGTGATCTCCACCGCAGGTTTCGAAACAGTCTGCGAAGCCCATCTCGCCGGCAAGCCCATCGGCCTAATCCCGACCGAAGGCCAATACGAACAGGCCTGCAACGCCGTGGACGCCGAAGCGGGAGGCATCGCCAAAAGGCTCGGCGGTTACGATCTTGCCGAGTTTGTATCTTATGTCGAAAACGGAAAATTCCGCCCCGGCATTCAAACCGAATGGATGGCCGGACGGGAGACCTGGCGCAAGATTATCTCCGAAACAGTGGCCTAA
- a CDS encoding exodeoxyribonuclease III: MKIISYNVNGIRAAIRKGFNDWVAEAKPDLLCLQETKATQDQVDLSELENLGYKSYWHSAQKKGYSGVALFAKQEPKHVEYGCGMEAYDNEGRVIRADYDGFSVMNVYMPSGSSGDHRQDFKMQWLADFQKYVDGLKKEIPNLIICGDYNICHTEIDIHNPKQNQKTSGFLPEEREWVTAFLESGFVDSFRIFHPDEPDNYSWWSYRARSRERNKGWRIDYLMVAEPIKDLVTGASILPEAKHSDHCPVTLEIA; the protein is encoded by the coding sequence ATGAAAATCATCTCCTACAACGTCAACGGCATCCGGGCGGCCATCCGCAAAGGCTTCAACGACTGGGTCGCCGAAGCCAAACCCGACTTGCTCTGCCTGCAGGAAACCAAAGCCACGCAGGATCAAGTGGATCTTTCCGAATTGGAAAATCTCGGTTACAAAAGCTACTGGCACTCCGCCCAAAAGAAAGGCTACAGCGGCGTGGCGCTCTTCGCCAAACAAGAGCCAAAACACGTGGAATACGGTTGCGGCATGGAAGCCTACGATAACGAGGGCCGGGTAATCCGTGCGGACTACGACGGCTTTTCCGTCATGAATGTCTACATGCCTTCGGGATCCAGCGGCGATCACCGTCAGGATTTCAAAATGCAATGGCTCGCCGATTTCCAAAAATATGTCGACGGGCTGAAAAAAGAGATTCCGAACCTCATAATCTGTGGCGACTACAATATCTGCCATACCGAGATCGACATCCATAATCCGAAGCAAAACCAGAAAACTTCCGGTTTTCTGCCCGAAGAACGCGAATGGGTTACCGCCTTCTTGGAAAGCGGATTTGTGGACAGCTTCCGCATTTTCCATCCAGACGAACCCGATAATTATTCGTGGTGGAGCTACCGGGCCCGCTCCCGCGAACGCAACAAAGGCTGGCGCATCGACTACCTGATGGTAGCCGAACCGATAAAAGACCTTGTTACGGGCGCTAGCATTCTCCCCGAAGCCAAGCACTCAGACCACTGCCCCGTAACTTTGGAAATCGCTTAA
- a CDS encoding carboxymuconolactone decarboxylase family protein, whose amino-acid sequence MNPIDEFNEYRAKMNEKILSADNKVLKRIFNLDTNAFAEGALDVKSKELIGLACSMVMRCDDCVRYHLGKCMEVGASRKEVFEVFSIANLIGGTIVIPHLRRAVEYWEALEERQSDD is encoded by the coding sequence ATGAATCCGATAGACGAATTCAACGAATACCGCGCCAAGATGAACGAGAAGATTCTAAGTGCGGACAACAAGGTCCTGAAAAGGATTTTCAACTTGGACACAAACGCTTTCGCCGAAGGCGCCCTAGACGTGAAATCCAAGGAATTGATAGGTTTGGCCTGCAGTATGGTTATGCGTTGCGACGATTGCGTACGCTACCATCTAGGCAAATGCATGGAAGTTGGCGCAAGCCGAAAAGAGGTTTTCGAAGTGTTCTCCATCGCCAATCTAATCGGCGGAACTATCGTGATCCCTCACCTTCGCCGTGCCGTGGAATACTGGGAAGCATTGGAAGAACGCCAAAGCGATGATTAA
- a CDS encoding riboflavin synthase codes for MFTGIIETLGTIKSVETDGTNKIFKVESDLAPELSVDESLAHNGVCLTVTSIEGNVTSVTAVDETLKKTNLGKLNAGDLVNLERAMPANGRFDGHIVQGHVDQTGKCVRVQELDGSWIYDFEYDFEAEGHFLVEKGSVCINGTSLTVFNCEKGKFTVTIIPYTHENTNFKTLKAGDTINLEFDIIGKYIQRLVSQGYGEALLKGGVPFPKDDK; via the coding sequence ATGTTTACCGGAATTATAGAAACACTCGGCACCATCAAGTCCGTAGAAACTGACGGTACCAACAAGATATTCAAAGTGGAGTCTGATCTGGCTCCGGAACTCAGCGTAGACGAAAGTTTGGCCCACAATGGCGTCTGCCTGACCGTAACATCGATCGAAGGTAACGTAACCAGCGTAACCGCCGTGGACGAAACGCTCAAGAAGACCAACCTCGGCAAGCTCAATGCCGGCGACTTGGTGAACCTTGAGCGCGCCATGCCCGCCAACGGCCGTTTCGACGGACACATTGTACAAGGCCACGTAGACCAAACCGGCAAGTGCGTACGTGTACAGGAACTTGACGGAAGCTGGATCTACGATTTCGAATACGACTTCGAGGCCGAAGGACATTTTCTGGTTGAGAAAGGATCGGTTTGCATTAACGGCACCAGCCTGACGGTTTTCAATTGCGAAAAAGGGAAATTCACCGTCACCATTATCCCTTACACCCACGAAAACACCAACTTCAAAACGCTCAAAGCCGGCGACACTATCAACTTGGAGTTCGATATCATCGGAAAATATATCCAGCGCCTTGTTTCGCAAGGTTACGGCGAAGCTTTGCTTAAAGGAGGTGTTCCTTTTC